Below is a window of bacterium DNA.
CTCTGCAGAGCTACCTTCGCTTCTACAACCATGAACGCGCTCACCATGGGTATCGAACCCAGGGGCGTACGCCCGCTCAAATCGTCTGGGGTGCTCGCGATGCAAAGGCCTGAACTGTCTAGACCTTTCCGGCATAGGACATGCTAGACAGCGGCCGGACCTACAGCGAGCGCGAGATCAACGTCCTGCTACGCGCCTGGGGCCGCGATGTGGCTCCCGCCATCTCGACCGACCATGTGACCCTGCGGCGCCTGCTCGTGGATTACCGCCTGCTCGAACGCAGCCCCGATGGAGCAGAGTACAGAGTGGGTTTTCCACCGGCCGGAACGGCCTTCGAGCTGGAGGTGGAGGACATCGACCTGCGAGCAACTGTGGCAGCCTACCTGGAGCACGAGCGCCGGGAGGCCGCCAAGGGCCGGCCGCGATGGTGATCGGCATCACATGATCCTCCTTCCCCATGGCTGGTACCGTGGGGGCAGGGAGTCGAGGCACGCCATCTCCGAACTCATCGTCCGACGCTATGAGCCTCACGACCGCCCGGGGGTCCGCCGGGTTACCTATGAAACCGGTTATATGGGTGAGCCGCCGACCTTCTATTGGCGGCATCGTGCGAGC
It encodes the following:
- a CDS encoding DUF2087 domain-containing protein, whose translation is MLDSGRTYSEREINVLLRAWGRDVAPAISTDHVTLRRLLVDYRLLERSPDGAEYRVGFPPAGTAFELEVEDIDLRATVAAYLEHERREAAKGRPRW